The genomic interval ATCGTTCTCTTCAATATCATCTTTTTCTTCGTCTTTCTCGCCGCAACGCCGTTTTTGACCTTCTGGCTTTATTGGCAAACCGATTTGACCCGGACCATGTTGCCCGTCCTGATCGGCTTCTGTCTGGAAGGGGCTTTTCTGGTGCTGGCTCTGAAAATCTTCGAGGAGCGCAGCACCATGCGCGAGCGGGAGAAGAATACCCAGGTTCTGCGCTTTTGTCTGGGGGGAGTCGTGGAACGGGCCTATGCCGGGGCAAAGCTCTATTCCAATCCTTACATTCCCGATCCCGAGGGATTCCGGGAGGAGCTGGCGGAGCTGGCCGGGAAGACGATGGCGGAGGAGGTGGTGCTGCGCATGGTGAATCAACTGCAGCGGGAGCGTTCCGCGATGGAGGCACTTCTGCCGATCGCGGCCCGGGTGGGCGCTCCCTGTCTGGCTTCGTGGATGCAGCTGTCCCTGACCTTGCAGGTGCCGCCCGAGGAGAGGGAGATGACGAGACTCGTGGGTGTTTTGAGCGAATTTTTGCAGGGAGTGCGCGATTTCGACCGACAGGATATCTGAAAAATTTTACCGATTTTGCTGTCGTTTCCTGGTGATGGTTCCCATTTTCAGATATAAAGAGCCGTCCGTTGGGAATAGCTCTTTGTTGTCCGGAGGATGGGGCGAATGAATGCTCTGAAAGATGTAAACTTTGGGACGCGAATCATCCTTTCTGCTGTACTCATAGTAATATTGTCGTTTGTATTTGTTGTTTTTATGGTTAAGAATCGCATCGAAGTCGATTCGATGGATGCGATGATTGCTCAGGCGCGTAGCATTGTCGTTCAGGCGGAAAGCGCCCGCAACTATATTGCCGGCCTGGGGCGGGACAAGATGTTCGATGAGTCCCTGGTCAAGGAAGCTCAGGAAGAGGTTCGCAAATCCAACGCCCGCAGTCAGGAAGAGATCATTCAGGCCGCCCGCAAGACCCGTTTCTATCAGACCATCCCCATCGTAGCCGGGTGGACCATCGGCCAGCAGAAGGCCAAGGACGCCCACCACGAATTCCGCGTCACCCGTATCGGGGCCCGCAATCCCAAAAACGAAGCCTCCCCCATCGAGCGGGAGATGCTCGAAAAGATGTCCCGGGAGGACAAGGACGAATTCTGGCAGATCGACCACGAACAGAATGTGCTGCGTTACATGCGCCCGGTGGTTCTGAATCGGGAGTGCATGGTCTGCCACGGCACGGAGCGGGACTATCCGGAAGGCAAGGGGTACGATCCCCTGGGAATTCGCATGGAGGGCTGGTCCTACGGTGAGCAACGGGGCGCCTTCGAAATTCTGGCCGATCTCAAACCGATGCAGGCCCATGTGCAGGAAGCCCTGCTCAAAATTCTGGGTCTGGCCCTGGGCAGTATCGTTCTCATCGGACTGGTGATCTTCACCCTGGTGAAACGCCTGGCCATCGGGCCGGTCAGCGAACTGCGCGCCCTGATTTCCCGGATTGCCGAGGGCGATCTGACCGTCACCGTTCCCGAAGCCCGCAGCCGTGACGATATCGGCTTGACCGTGGCGGCCACGGGAGAGATGGTGACCAATTTGCGGGACGTGGTCCTCAAAGTCCAGGAGGCCTCCAAATCGGTGACGGAGAGCGGCATGGCCATGCAGGCCAGTTCCGGGGAACTCTCTCAGGGAGCCACGGAACAGGCGGCTTCGGTGGAGGAGACCTCCGCAGCCATGGAGCAGATGGCCTCCAACATTGCCCAGAACTCGGAAAACGCCCAGCAGACCGACCGCATTTCGCGGCAGGCGGCCCAGGACGGGGTGGAGAGCGGCAAGGCGGTGGAGCAGGCGGTGACGGCCATGAAGGAGATTGCCGCCAAGATCTCCATCATCGAGGAAATCGCCCGTCAGACCAACCTTCTGGCCCTGAACGCCGCCATCGAAGCCGCCCGCGCCGGTGAACACGGCAAGGGCTTCGCGGTGGTCGCCGCCGAAGTGCGCAAGCTGGCGGAACGCAGTCAGTCGGCGGCGGGTGAGATCGGCCATCTTTCCGCATCCAGCGTCGATGTGGCGGAAAAGGCGGGCAATCTGCTCAAGAAGCTGGTGCCGGATATTCAGCGCACCGCCGAGTTGGTGCAGGAGATCTCCGCCGGATCCAACGAGCAGAGTCAGGGGGCTTCCCAGATCAACGGAGCCATTCAGCAGTTGGATCAGGTGATCCAGCAGAACGCCGGCGCTTCGGAAGAGATGGCGGCCACGGCGGAAGAGCTGGCTTCCATGGCCAAGAAACTGGCGGAAGCGATCGGATTCTTCCGGGTGAGTGGCGGGCATGGGGGCTCATCCTCCACCACCTCCCGCAAAAGCGGCCCGGCGGCGACCTCCCGGGCCCCGGCCAAACGCCCGGTGGCGGCTTTGCCGGCCCCGCGTGCCAAGGCGGCACCTGCGGCGCGGGCCAAACCGGCAGCCAAAGGGGGCGGTGTGAGTCTCGATATGGACGACGAACCGGTCGGTGACAGCGAATTCGAGCGTTTCTGATCCTTTGAGGATTCCGTATTCCAGAAAAGGCGGCTCTTTAAGCCGCCTTTTCTGGTTTTAATCCTTTATCCTTCGTATACTGTTCGAGGCGGCGTCCTGCCGTTCGTCCGGATTCTCGGGAAGGAGGTGTCATGGGCATTCTGATCGCGCACCAGTCGATGCCTATTCGCCAGGAATTGGAAGCGCTCCTGCGCGAGGAGGGCTTTGGCGATTTGGTTATTGCCAATTCCCTTGGGGATGTCTACCGCATTCTGGGTCTCGACGATCCGGGTACCGCCGTGCCGGGTCTCGACCTGATCCTGGTCGACGGGACCATGCGGGAGGGAGAAGGCCGCGAACTGTGCCATGAGATTCGCAACGCCGAACATACCCGGGATGTACCCATCATCGCCCTGACCTCTCAGGAGTCGGTGGAAAGGCTGGCCATGCTCTTTTCCGCCGGTGCGGTGGACTATCTCAATCTGCCGGTGGTGGCCGTGGAGTTGGCGGCGCGGGTACGCTCGGCCTTGCGGCTCAAACAGGAGATGGATACCCGCAAGGCGCGTGAACTGGAACTGCTGGAGGTGACCCGCAAGCTGGCGGAGGCCAACCGCAAGTTGCAGAAGCTGATCTTCCTGGACGGGCTGACGGGTATTGCCAACCGGCGTTACCTGGACGAGTTTCTGCAGAAGGAGTGGCGTCGGGCGGCCCGGCAGCAGGAGAAGTTGGCTCTCATGCTGGTGGATATCGACTACTTCAAACGCTTCAACGACACCTATGGACATCAGGCGGGGGATGCCACCCTGCGCGGTGTGGCCGAAACCCTGGAGCGTACCTTGAAACGGCCCGGCGATCTGGTGGCCCGTTACGGGGGGGAGGAGTTCGCCGTGGTCCTGTCGGAGATCGGGGATGGTTCCGGCGCGGCCCAGGTGGGGGAGAATCTGCGGGCGGCCGTCGAGGCTCTGGCCATTTCCCATGAGTGTTCGGAGGTCGCCAAGGTCGTCACCTTGAGCATCGGCGTGACCGTCGCTTCGCCGCAACCGGGGGACGGTCCGGGGGAGGCGGTTCAGTTGGCGGATGAGGCGCTTTATCAGGCCAAGCGTTTGGGGCGGAATCGGGTGGTAACGGGGTAGTTTATCGCAAGTCGGGAATGTCGGAACATGGCTGAAACGGATGGTGAAAACGTGCAACGGCCTTCATGGGACCGCCACTGGATGGATGCCGCCCGGTTGGCCTCCCAAATGAGTACCTGCGCCTCGGGGCGCAAGGTGGGTGCGGTCTTTGTGCGAGACAAACGGCTGCTGGCAACGGGGTTCAACGGGGTGCCCAGCGGCTATCCGCATCCTTCCGTTTGTATTCGCCGGGAGAAGGGCATTCCTTCGGGGCAGGGGCTGGATCTCTGTGTCTGCGCTCATGCCGAAATCAACGGTATTGCCAACGCGGCGCGTTACGGCATGTCGCTGGAGCGGGCCACGGTCTACGTGACCTGTCAGCCGTGTGCTTCCTGCATGGGGGCCCTGGCCAACGTCGGCATCGAGAAGGTGGTCTTCGGCGGAACCTATCCGGATCCCCGCTCCGTGGAGATTGCCCGTTATGCGGGCATCGACCTGCTGGCCTTGGAGGAGGATCCGGCGAAAGTGTGATGTCAGGGAAGGGAGAGAGCGATCTCTTTTTCGCCTGCGAGGGTGGTTCCGGGGCACGGCAGGGAACGGGTCAACTCCCGCAGGCGCTCCAGACTCTGGGCGAGGATACGGAAGGTCAGCGCGGGATCGGTGTGCATCTGCCGCACCAGGGTGAGCCGATCCACGGAAAGCACGCGGGCGTTTCCTTTGGCGCGAGCGGTGACGGTGCGCACGAAATCGCCGGTCAACACCGTGAGGCCGAAAAGCTCTCCGGGGCCGAGAACGGCCAGAACCATCTCCTGACACCCCTCACGGGCCGCCAGAATTTCGACGTGGCCCTCCTGCACCGAATAGATGGTCTCTCCGGTATCCCCCTGACGAAAGATATACTCCCCATCCTCGTATCGCACGCCCAAATGGCGCATGGGGCCATTGAACCACCCCGAAAGAACGCCCATATCCCCTCCTGCCGGACAACGTTTGCCTCGTTGTTTATATCATGTTCCTAGCAATTTCGATACCAGGAATTGGCAGAAGTTCCGTCAGGCGGGCCACGGATGGAAATTCGGCGGAATATCGGGTCGGCAGGGTCGAACTCGGGGCGGCGCAGTGCAACAGATGGGGCATCCCGGCCCGCCGGGCCGAGCGCAACACCGCTTCGGCATCCTCGATGAGCAGGCAGGTGTTGAGATCGAGGTGCAGTTTTTCCGCCAGACGTGCCCAGAAGGTGATCTCTTCCTTGGGCAGGCCCAGTTGATGGCTGGAGAGAATCGCCCGGAAGTAGGGGGCAATGCCGGTTTGGGCCATCTTCAGGGAGAGGGAGGAGGGGTGGGCGTTGGTGACCAGGAAGAGGGTTCTTCCGGAAACCTGCAACGCTTTCAGAAAGGTCAGGGTATGGGGCAGCAATCGGATGCCGTCGGCGTGATCCGTCTTCAGGGCGGCCACGTCGATCTCCAGGGTTTCGCTCCAGTAGTCGATGTCGTACCAGGGCAGGGTGCGTTCCACCGTCTTGTAGGCGGCGAAGACCCGATGCCGGGCCTCCTCGAAGGCCAGACCGTGGCGACGCCCGTAAGCGGCGGGCACGATCTCCCGGAAGAAACGGTCATCGAAGGCCAGATCGAGAAGCGTGCCGTCCATGTCGAGCAGGACGGTGTCGATCTCCGGCCAGGAGAGGGGCACCGGGGAGGGCGTGCTTGTTGGGGTCTGAACCATATGATACCATCCGTTTCAATGGGACATCTTGTTGTGTAGCTGGAATTGTATGCATGGCGCGGGTTCTGTCCATGCCTTTTCGCTGTTTGGGAGGGTCGGTCCGTGTTGAAGAGGCTCTACATCGACAATTTCCGCTGTCTGGTCAATTTCGACGTGGAATTGCGGAGGCTGGGCCTCTTTCTGGGGGAAAACGGTTCCGGCAAGAGTTCGCTGTTCGACGCGCTCGACAAGATTCGTCGTTATATTGTCGAGCAACGGGATGTTGGAGAGGTTTTTCTGGCTCGGGACTTTCCCTTTTGGATGCGGGAACATCCCGAACCGAGGCAGAGTTTCGAACTGACGGTGGAGGGAAACGGCGGGATTTACCGCTATCGTCTGGTGATCGATCTGGATTTGGAAGGCAACCGCTGCCGCGTGTGGGAGGAGAGACTGACCTTCAACGAGGAGAACCTGTTTGTCTTCGAGATCAAGGTCGAGGAGGTTGACGGCAGAAAACAGGCGAGAGGTCTGGCTCAATTGTTTCGGGACGATGCCGTACAGAGGGAAGGTCCGGTTTTTCCCACGGACTGGAGTCGTTCCGGGATAGGTTGGTTGATGCCACATCGGGAAAACCGCCGCCTGCAATGGTTCAAGAACTGGTTGCGGGAAGGGCTCTGCCTGGTGCGTTTCAACCCATCGTTGTTGGGACAGGAATGTGTTGAGTTGGCTGAGATGCTGCAAGCGGATCTGTCCAATTATGCGGCTTGGTACAACCGCATCGTGCTTCAGGAACCGGAAATCCAAGATGAAATAGTAGCAACACTGAAAAATATTATGGAAGGATATTTCAGTTCCCTCTCTTTCAGTAAATCGGGCAGTTTGTATCGGTTGCAAGCGCGTGTATTTGGAGTTGGGAAGAAGGTTTCCAACCTGGAGTTCAATCAGCTATCCGATGGGCAGAAAGCACTCATAGTATTGTACTCTATTTTAGTTGCTTATTCTAATCGAAAGTGTACCGTATTGTTTGATGAACCTGAAAATTATCTGGCCCTTCCGGAGGTGCAGCACTGGTTTCAGATGGTCTTGGAATACTACGACCAGGAGGAAGAATCTTCTTCACAATATTTGATGCTGTCCCATCATCCACGCATCATGGATGGTTTTGCAATGGATGATATAACATGGCTGTATTGCCAGAATGGCATGACTCGAAAGAGGAATATGCTGGATGGAGACCGGGAAAAGGAGTTGCCCCTGTCGATCCTGGTAGAGCAGGGTTGGATCACGGAGGGCTGAAGGTGGATTTGTTCGATGGCTGGCAATTCACGATTCTTTGTGAGGATGTCCGGACTGAGCGGGCCATTTCGGCTTTTCTGCGGACAAAAAAAGTTCCTTCCCGGCGCATCACCCCCGTGCCACGTGGTTCTATCGGGTCCGGGGAACAGTTCGTTCGAACCCATGCCGATGCTGTTGTCAAAGGAGCTGTTAAAACGGATGTTAGGCGAATCGTGATTGTTGTGATGGATGCAGATAAAGCAGCGTCACAAGATGAATATAGACAGATTGATATCTCGGTGGATTTATCGAATAAAAAAGTTGTCCTCGCGCGCTTTATTCCAAGACGAAATATCGAAACATGGCTGGCGTGGCTCAAGTTTACCGACGAGGATATTGATGAAGCGAATAATTACAAGGCAAAGATCAATGATGGCGATATCAAATCCTTGATCGGAGGGCTTCCGAAAGCCCTCCGAGAGAGATACAACACAACACCGCCGTCATTGCGGAATGCCGTGGAGGAGTGGGATCGTCTGAAAGAGAGGGTGGATAAACTCAACTCCGATAGTCGGCATTGATGGCAATGTACTCATGGGTCAAATCGCAGGTCCAGACAGTACCCTCCCCCGGCCCCGATCCCAAGCGGATGGTGATGTCGATTTCAGGGCGCGACATCACCGCTTGGCCCATCTCTTCCCGGTAATCCGGGGCGCGCATGCCGCCGCGCACGATCTCCGCCTCCCCCAGGGAAATACCTACCTCCTCCATGTCGAACGGCACCCCGGCGTAACCCACCGCCGCCAGAATACGTCCCCAGTTGGGGTCGGAGCCGGCGCAGGCGGTTTTGACCAGGGGGCTGTGGGCCACCGCTTTGGCGACCTGTTTGGCCTGGGCATCGGTGCCGGCGCCGTGAACCCGGATGGTGAGAAATTTTGTAGCGCCTTCCCCGTCCCGCACGATCAATCGGGCCAGCTCCTGGCAGACTTCGGTGAGGGCCTGCCCCAGAAGGGCGGCTCCGTGAGAAGCCGCATCGGTGATGACCGGGTTGTGGGCCGCACCGGAGGCGAAGACCATCAGAGTGTCGTTGGTGGACGTATCCCCATCCACGGTGATGGCGTTGAAACTCGTGTCGACGGCGCCGGACAGCAACGTTTGCAGGGTGGGGGAGTCGATGGCGGCATCGGTGAAGCAGTAGGCCAAAAGGGTGGCCATATTGGGGTGGATCATGCCCGCCCCTTTGGCAAACCCGCAGACGGTGACGGGATGTCCGTCGAGGTCGAACTGCCGGAAGGCCTTCTTGGGGAAGGTGTCGGTGGTCATGATGGCCTGGGCCGCCGCTTCCCAGGAGTCGGTATTCCTGTTGCGCAGCAGCAGGGGCAGGGCGGACGCGATACGTTCCACGGGAAGGGGTTCGCCGATGACGCCGGTGGAGGCGATGAAGATCTCCGCTTCGTCCACCTGGAGGGCTTCGGCCAGTTGGCTGATGACACGCCGCCCGTTTTCGAGTCCGACCGCGCCCAATCCGGCGTTGGCATTTCCGGAGTTGACCACCAGGGCGCGGGCCTTGCCGTGGCTCAGGTGTTGCCGACACAGCACCACCGGCGCGGCGGCGAAGCGGTTGGTGGTGAACACCCCGGCCACGGCGCAGGGATCCGCGCTGGTTACCAGGAGGAGGTCGAGCAGCCCCGCCTTCTTCTTGATGCCGGCAGCCGTGGCGGCCAGTTGAAAACCTGCCACGGGGGGCAGCAGCACAGTGGCAATGGGACCGACAGCCATGACGAGTCTCTCCCGGAATAGACGGGGATGGATTGAAAAGGGGCTTTCATTGTGCCTGTCGGAGTGGTATTACCTCTTTTCGGGCGGGAACGCAAAGCGGAAAGGTAAGACGATGGCGGGGTTTCGCAGTTTGTTGAACGGACGTTTCGATGGCATGATCCGGGTGGATGATCTGGAAAATCTGTGTCAGCGCATGGCCGGTTACGATTCCTGGTATGCCGTTGCGCCGGGGCAGCCTCACGGAGCGCCGGAAAGCGGCGAACGGGTCACGACCCGCCTGCGGGAACTGGTGGATGAAATCTTGCGGGAAGAGCGTGGTGTGTGGACCACCATGGTCTATGTGCAGGCCATGGAGGATCCGTTGTTGGTGAAGGTGTTCCATCCCCGCCGGGCGGGATGCGGCTGCGGGACGTCGAAGGGCATCAAACCCTGGTGGGTCTTCTCCCGTGTGGAACCGGAGCCTGTGCCGGAATGGAACGATGCCGTCTGTGAGTTGCCCAAACCGCCGATTTGGCAACGGTTGTTTTGACAAGGGCCACCGAGGGGGCTCCTTTCCCGAAGGTTCCCGTCTGCCCCGGCCTCAGGATTTGGTCGGATTCTTCCAGCCGTGGCCAAAGAGAATGTCGATGGTGACGGGTAACGCCTGTCGCTCATCCAGACCCGCTTGCAAACGATAGTGCCGTTCCATGCGGTTGAACCACGCGCTGCCTGACAATCCCGAGGGACGCAGGTGGTGGTGGTTGCCCGCTCCGAGACGGCGCAGCAACAGCGCCAGATCACGGACCGACGGCACCGTGGGGGTGATCTTCTCCCGATCCACCACCACCAGGGAGAGCCCCGCCCCCTGCATCATCCGACCCAGTTCGTCCAGATCCGGAAAAGCGGCGATTCTGGGCCAGACACGTCCCCCCCGGGCGGTGTCGTGGCTTGTCAGGGCCTGGTTCAGCTCGCGCAGGGTTTCGCTTCCCGGTACGGTGAAGAGCAGCAGTGCGTTGTCGGCCATGACCCGGCGGATCTCCCGCAAAGAGGGCAGCAAGGCTCCCCACCAGTGCAGCGCCAGGGAGGAGACCACCAGGTCGAAGCATCCGGTGGCAAAGGGCAGACGATGGCTTTCCAGCACCAATCCGGGCAGCGGGCGGCGCCAAAAGAGGCTGCCGCTTTCCGGACGGGGCGGCAACGGGGTGGTAAAGGCCCCGCTGATCAGGGTTGCCTTGGGATACCGGGCGTGAAGGAGAGCGGGGGTGGTTCCGCTGCGGCAGCCCAGTTCCAGGATACGCGCCGGTTCCAGGCGGATCTCCTCCAGTCTTTCCACCAACAGTCGGCTGACCTGGGGCAGCAGGGGCAGAGTGGAGGGATCCCCGGAGGTCACCCGGGAGATGGCCCGTCGCACGCGCCGTGCATCAAGACGCGGCGGCGGTGGCGTCAGGGTTTGTGTAAGGGGCTCGGAAGGGGAATCGTCCATGGGGAAACATGCCTTGGCAGGAGAAGGAGTGAGGCTTCATAGATACCCCCAGTGGCGTGGATTGAAAAGGGTTGGATCTCGGCCATGATCGCCCGTCTGCTCGATGGACTCTTTCCGCGATTTTGTCCCCTGTGTCAGGGCGAACCGATCGGAGAGACCTTGTTGTGTCACGCCTGTCGGACAAGTCTGCCCAAGCTTCCGGAAGGGGTTTGCCGGCGTTGCGGCATGCTCTTTCCGGGGGAGTTGCCGGAGGGGTGTGCCATCTGTCGCCGGGAGAGCCGTGTCGGGGAGGGGTTCTTTTGCCCTTTCGTTTTTCAGGAGCCGGTGGATCAACTGGTGACCGGGCTGAAATTCGGGGACCGCACCGAGTGGGCCGCGTTGATGGGGGAGTTGTGGT from Magnetococcales bacterium carries:
- a CDS encoding HAMP domain-containing protein, which produces MVCHGTERDYPEGKGYDPLGIRMEGWSYGEQRGAFEILADLKPMQAHVQEALLKILGLALGSIVLIGLVIFTLVKRLAIGPVSELRALISRIAEGDLTVTVPEARSRDDIGLTVAATGEMVTNLRDVVLKVQEASKSVTESGMAMQASSGELSQGATEQAASVEETSAAMEQMASNIAQNSENAQQTDRISRQAAQDGVESGKAVEQAVTAMKEIAAKISIIEEIARQTNLLALNAAIEAARAGEHGKGFAVVAAEVRKLAERSQSAAGEIGHLSASSVDVAEKAGNLLKKLVPDIQRTAELVQEISAGSNEQSQGASQINGAIQQLDQVIQQNAGASEEMAATAEELASMAKKLAEAIGFFRVSGGHGGSSSTTSRKSGPAATSRAPAKRPVAALPAPRAKAAPAARAKPAAKGGGVSLDMDDEPVGDSEFERF
- a CDS encoding diguanylate cyclase; this encodes MGILIAHQSMPIRQELEALLREEGFGDLVIANSLGDVYRILGLDDPGTAVPGLDLILVDGTMREGEGRELCHEIRNAEHTRDVPIIALTSQESVERLAMLFSAGAVDYLNLPVVAVELAARVRSALRLKQEMDTRKARELELLEVTRKLAEANRKLQKLIFLDGLTGIANRRYLDEFLQKEWRRAARQQEKLALMLVDIDYFKRFNDTYGHQAGDATLRGVAETLERTLKRPGDLVARYGGEEFAVVLSEIGDGSGAAQVGENLRAAVEALAISHECSEVAKVVTLSIGVTVASPQPGDGPGEAVQLADEALYQAKRLGRNRVVTG
- a CDS encoding dCMP deaminase family protein; the encoded protein is MAETDGENVQRPSWDRHWMDAARLASQMSTCASGRKVGAVFVRDKRLLATGFNGVPSGYPHPSVCIRREKGIPSGQGLDLCVCAHAEINGIANAARYGMSLERATVYVTCQPCASCMGALANVGIEKVVFGGTYPDPRSVEIARYAGIDLLALEEDPAKV
- a CDS encoding cyclic nucleotide-binding domain-containing protein yields the protein MGVLSGWFNGPMRHLGVRYEDGEYIFRQGDTGETIYSVQEGHVEILAAREGCQEMVLAVLGPGELFGLTVLTGDFVRTVTARAKGNARVLSVDRLTLVRQMHTDPALTFRILAQSLERLRELTRSLPCPGTTLAGEKEIALSLP
- the yrfG gene encoding GMP/IMP nucleotidase, with the translated sequence MVQTPTSTPSPVPLSWPEIDTVLLDMDGTLLDLAFDDRFFREIVPAAYGRRHGLAFEEARHRVFAAYKTVERTLPWYDIDYWSETLEIDVAALKTDHADGIRLLPHTLTFLKALQVSGRTLFLVTNAHPSSLSLKMAQTGIAPYFRAILSSHQLGLPKEEITFWARLAEKLHLDLNTCLLIEDAEAVLRSARRAGMPHLLHCAAPSSTLPTRYSAEFPSVARLTELLPIPGIEIARNMI
- a CDS encoding AAA family ATPase, which encodes MLKRLYIDNFRCLVNFDVELRRLGLFLGENGSGKSSLFDALDKIRRYIVEQRDVGEVFLARDFPFWMREHPEPRQSFELTVEGNGGIYRYRLVIDLDLEGNRCRVWEERLTFNEENLFVFEIKVEEVDGRKQARGLAQLFRDDAVQREGPVFPTDWSRSGIGWLMPHRENRRLQWFKNWLREGLCLVRFNPSLLGQECVELAEMLQADLSNYAAWYNRIVLQEPEIQDEIVATLKNIMEGYFSSLSFSKSGSLYRLQARVFGVGKKVSNLEFNQLSDGQKALIVLYSILVAYSNRKCTVLFDEPENYLALPEVQHWFQMVLEYYDQEEESSSQYLMLSHHPRIMDGFAMDDITWLYCQNGMTRKRNMLDGDREKELPLSILVEQGWITEG
- the argJ gene encoding bifunctional glutamate N-acetyltransferase/amino-acid acetyltransferase ArgJ; amino-acid sequence: MAVGPIATVLLPPVAGFQLAATAAGIKKKAGLLDLLLVTSADPCAVAGVFTTNRFAAAPVVLCRQHLSHGKARALVVNSGNANAGLGAVGLENGRRVISQLAEALQVDEAEIFIASTGVIGEPLPVERIASALPLLLRNRNTDSWEAAAQAIMTTDTFPKKAFRQFDLDGHPVTVCGFAKGAGMIHPNMATLLAYCFTDAAIDSPTLQTLLSGAVDTSFNAITVDGDTSTNDTLMVFASGAAHNPVITDAASHGAALLGQALTEVCQELARLIVRDGEGATKFLTIRVHGAGTDAQAKQVAKAVAHSPLVKTACAGSDPNWGRILAAVGYAGVPFDMEEVGISLGEAEIVRGGMRAPDYREEMGQAVMSRPEIDITIRLGSGPGEGTVWTCDLTHEYIAINADYRS
- a CDS encoding methyltransferase domain-containing protein, which produces MDDSPSEPLTQTLTPPPPRLDARRVRRAISRVTSGDPSTLPLLPQVSRLLVERLEEIRLEPARILELGCRSGTTPALLHARYPKATLISGAFTTPLPPRPESGSLFWRRPLPGLVLESHRLPFATGCFDLVVSSLALHWWGALLPSLREIRRVMADNALLLFTVPGSETLRELNQALTSHDTARGGRVWPRIAAFPDLDELGRMMQGAGLSLVVVDREKITPTVPSVRDLALLLRRLGAGNHHHLRPSGLSGSAWFNRMERHYRLQAGLDERQALPVTIDILFGHGWKNPTKS